The following nucleotide sequence is from Gammaproteobacteria bacterium.
ACACAACCTAGCGCCGTACGCAGGACACACAAAGCGCCGCCGCATCGCACTTACCACACCACGCCATCTTCATAATGACCATGGCCGCATCAAATACGCTCACTTCCGCCACTTGTTCAGAGCTTCCTTAGCGGGATTTGTGCTGTGCGCGTGCAGAGCTAAGAACGGGACAGACTGCAGTTGCTGGGAATGCAACTGAAGGAACAGGAATAACACATTGTCGCGTATGTCCTTAACCTCATCGACGCTATCGCATTCAGCAATCGCAGTATACATGGCGTCGTACTTAATAAATCGCCATACACTTGCCTCCTCAACTTTCAGCGACCACCTCGAACATACGATTCAGGTCAGTATAAGGGGTTATAAGCTCCTCTCGTATAAAACGTCCCGCTACATGGCAGGGCCTGATCTTCCTCAAGATTAATCCTCGAATATAAAAGTAGGTCAAGTGTGAACTAGTTCATAGGTGATAGATGAGGGACATGCGTTAATAGGCATCAAGGATTAGAGATCAAAGGCCGATGTGAGTGAACCTAAGTAACACACGGACAAGGTCGATTGGCAGGAAGCAAAGGCTATCAGCGGTCAGTATCACCCGCTTTTAGATGAACTTCCCCCGTTTCTGTAGACACCGGCTTAAGCAACTTTTGTCATTGCCTCGAACTTAGCCGGTGAACGGTAGCCAAGCGTGGAGTGACGACGTTGCCGATTGTAAAACACTTCGATCCATTCAAAGATGTCTTGCTTGGCGGCGTCTCGTGTCGGGTAGCGTTGATCGTGGATGAGCTCCTTCTTGAGGGTGCCGAAGAAGCTCTCTACGACCGCGTTGTCCCAGCAGTTGCCCTTGCGGCTCATCGAGCAGCGAAGGCCGGCATCCGCGAGCGCGCGCTGGTAGCCGAGGCTGGCATACTGCACACCGCGATCCGAGTGATGCAGAAGCCCGGGTTTCGGTTTTCGTCGCCACAGCGCCATCGTGAGCGCCGCGCGTGCAAGATCAGCCGTGAGCCGCGGCCCCATGGCCCAGCCGATCACCGCACGCGAGTACAGATCGAGCACGGCGGCAAGATAAAGCCAGCCCTCGTCGGTCCACACGTAGGTGATGTCGCCGGCCCAAACGCAGTTTGGCGCCGTCACCGCAAATTGCCGATCAAGCGCATTATCTGCCACCGGCAGTGGGTGCGAGGAGTCGGTCGTGGCGCGCCACTTCTTCACGGTCTTGGCGCGGATGCCGGCTTCGCGCATCACGCGCGCCACCCGCTTCTCACCGACACGGAGGCCGCGTTTCTGCAGCGCATCGAAGATGCTGGGGCTGCCGTAGGTGCGCCGCGATTGCGCGTGGATGACGCGGATCTCGGCCAGCAGCGCCCGGTTGGCCTGCGCACGCTGGCTCGCGGGGCGCTTGCCCCAGGCGTAGTAACCGGCCGGCGCCACCTTGAGCGCGCGGCACATGAGCCGGATAGCAAAGCGGTCAGCGTGATCCCTAATGGCCCGGTATCTCATTGGCGTTCCCTCGCGAAGTACGCCGCCGCAGATTTAAAAAATCGCGCTCCTGCCTGAGCAGCGCGTTCTCCCGGCGCAGCCGCACGAGCTCTTCGTGCTCGGCCTTGAGCGCGGTGCGGGTCGTTCCCAGGCTTTTTGCCCGGTGCTCCTCGCCACCCCAGCGATACAGCAGATTGGCTGCAATGCCGAGTTCGCGGGCCACTCGGGCTATCGGCTTACCCGCTTCGCGCCCCAAGCGCACCGCCTCGGCTTTGAACTCCTCGGTATACTCACGTCGTTTTGAGTCTGACATCTGGTCCTCCGATTTCGGTATTGTCCACCTTAGACGGGTGTCCACCAAATCGGGGGAGGTTAGCGACAAGGCGCTGCCGAGTCCTGCGGTGAAACGGTAAAAGCTGTCCCGGCTGTAAGCCCATCACCCGATACGCCTGGTTGACATTGCCAAGCTGCCTGGCCAGTTCCAACACACCCACCTTCGCGCGTATCACTTTCTGTTCGGTCGTCATGTAGGTTCTCCTGTCTCACGATGGATAAACCTACACCAACTGTACGATTAAGTTCTAGCTACTACAATTAGACAATCTTGTGACCGAGATTGATGTAGGTTCGATTATCGCTAGCTTGCCTCACGATGAACGTCGTCACCATCAATATGCTACCGCCGTTCCCGCGCCTGGCGATGGCTACAGCGCGTATTCTTAGCTGGTCACAGGAGCGACCACTCGGTCGGTAATAGGATTATCAAGGAGCCCTCTTGTAGCCTCGCCAGTGAGCTCAGGACTTTTTGTTCTTGGACGCGGTGCACAGTTATCGAATCACCGCCACAATACGCTCGGCTGTACAGCAGAAAGGAAAGCCGCTGAGCCTGAGTTACTCCCCTACCTCAGGCGGCCCCGCCCTTGTGGCGGGGTTTTAGTAACAACACGGGAATAGATCTTGTCACCTTGCCAGGTTCACTAGGCGCGCGCTGTCCACCGTGGCAACCACATCTGCGCGACGGAAGCAAAGATCATGACCTGAGCCGCCTCGAAAGTTTTTCCAACGCCGCAAATAGGTCGGGCTTCAATGTGAGCAACGATTCCAATGGATCTGCTTTCAAAGACCCCATGCGTCGGATCGCCGACTTGATCGTGAACTTTGTGGGAGAGAGGCCTGCACGAGCCTCCGACCAATTCAGCGGCATAGAGACCGGTGCTGCCGGTAACGGGCGCGCGCTGTAAGGCGCAACCAGAAGGCGCCCGTGACCATTCTGCAAATAGTCGATATAAACACGTCCTTCACGATCACCGAGCCTCCGGTTGACAGTCGCAATATCCGGCAGATCATGCACGATCACATTGGCGAGCAGTTCGCCCAGGGTGCGCGACTGCTCGTACGTATAGGTCTGGCCGAGAGGAATTAGGATATGAAGGCCGGTGGAACCGCTGGTCTTTAAGAAGCAGGGGAGCTCGATTGCTTTACACAGCCGCCGAATCGCATTCGCAATCTTTAGCACATGCGGGAAAGGTGCGCCCTTAGGGTCGAGGTCGAGGATGCACCAGTCAGGACGCTCAAGTGTAGCCATCCGGCTCGACCAGATGTGTAGAGGAATCGTCCCGAGATTGATGATGTAGGTTAGCGTCTCCACGTCGTCCACAATGAAGTACCGCACCTCGCGCGCCGCATGCTCGCTCCAGATCCGTTCAATGCGAATCCAATCAGGCGCGAATGCAGGGGCATCCTTTTGGAAGAAAGACTTTCCCTCAATGCCTTCAGGATGCCTGACGAGCACAACCGGCCGATCCTTCAAGTACGGCAGCAGCCACTTCGAGATCGCGCGGTAATACGCGATGAGGTCGCCTTTCGTTAATCCTTCATCCGGCCAAAAGACCTTGTCAAGGTTGGTCAGGTGCACGTCTTTTTCCGTTGATGATGGAGCGGGCGGCGGCCCTGCAAGCTCAAGCTCGATTGTCTCGCGTACGCAGTCTTCCGGGCCCTTGTCTTCGCGCAGCCGAACGAACACAGGCGCGCGCAGCACTCCATCGGACGTGACGTTCTTGAACCGCACCTCGCAGACAAGGTCAGGCTTGACCCAGTGCGTGTCGGAGTCCATCTCTGCACCCCGAGGCGGTTTGGTTGCACTAGCGCGCTGGAGTTGCTCCCCGATTGCCCTTTGCTCTGCACGGGTAAAGCCCGTCCCGGCTCGGCCCGCGTATACCAGAGTATCTCCCTCGTATTGCGCGAGGAGCAGTGCTCCAAATTCCGGCTGTGTACCTTTCGGATCCGTGTACCCGACGATGACGAAGTCGTCAGTCTTGTCCAGACTGATCTTGATCCAGTCGGGTGAACGGCCGGCTCGATAGGCGGCGTCCGACTTTTTTGCCAGTATTCCTTCTAACTTAAGGTGCTGTGCTTGACGATACAGTGCCTCGCCATGCGTCTTAACGTGCTCCGAATAACGTATCGGCCCTACCGAGGGGAGTATGTCCCGAAGAAGTTGCTTTCTTTTTGTGAGTGGCAGCGCTCGCAGGTCGTGTCCCTCCAAACCCAGGACATCGAACGCGTAAAAAGTAACAGGTAGATCAACGGTCGCCCGTTCGATGTCTTCGCGACGGGTCAGGCGTCCGCGTTTTTGCATGCGTCCGAAATCGGGCCTGCCCTCCTCATCGTGCACGACAGCTTCGCCATCGATGACGAGTTGATCAAACGGCAACGCGCGCACGACATCGGCGATCTCCGGAAACGTCGCCGTCAAATCGTTGCCAGCGCGAGAGTACAGGGTCACACTATTATCAGTCCGCCCGGCAAGCAGTCGATATCCATCGAACTTGACTTCGAATATCCATCCAGCTTTCGTAAACGGCTTGCCGGATTGTGCCAGCATGACCCTGGTCCGCGTTGGCGAGACAGCGCTGGCGGGCACCCTAAGGCGTTTCAACTTCCCGGCAATCTGCTTAGCGGGGTTATGCCGTGCTTTGATCACTTCCGCGGTGAGGCCGGACAAGATCGAATCCGCCGGCAAATCCGCGGTACCGCCGTCGAGGACATAACCGTCCGTTTCCTTGATCAGCAACCAGTCCTTCGGACTCTTGCGCGTCTTCACCAGCGTCCATCTGCCCCGCAGTTTATAGCCGCGCAGTTCGAACAATAGTTTCCCAGTGTCGAGCCCCTCAGCAGGATCGCCAATCGGCAACCAGGTGCCTCGATCCCATACGATGACACCGCCGGCGCCGTAGTTGCCCTCTGGAATGACGCCCTCGAACGCAGCGTACTCCAGCGGATGATCTTCCACCTGCACGGCGAGCCGCTTGTCGGCGGGGTTCGGCGATGGACCTTTCGGCACCGCCCAGGACAGGAGTACGCCGCCTAGCTCGAGCCGGAAGTCGTAGTGCAGGCGTCGAGCGGCGTGATGCTGGACGACGAACAAATGCCCCTTGCCGCGCCAGGTTCGTCCGAATGGCTCCGGCGAGCGGTCGGCCGTGCGCTTTGTGCGGTAGGTCTCAAGCGGGTCGTGAGTAGTTGCCGCCATGTGATTCCCGGTTATATGATGCTGGTCATGGCTATGCGATCCCTTGCATCTGCGACTATTTCATTCGGACTGGTTTCAATACCGGTCAAACTGTTTACTTCCTACGAAAGCTCGACCTACATTCACTTTAATCAAATCAACAAGAAAGACGGTGCCCGGGTCAAACAACAATTAGTTTCGGCCAAGACCGGTGAACCAGTAGCCAGAGAGGATATCGTCAAAGGCTACGAGTTCACTAAGGGCCAGTATGTCCTGTTTAGCAATGAGGAATTGGAGACGCTTGAGCAGAAAGCCACGCAAACGATCGATATTGCAGAATTCGTACCCGCTGACAAGGTCGACCGCATCTATCTGGATCGCGTGTACTATCTGGGCCCGGACAAGGGTGGAACCCGAGCGTATCGTCTGCTTGCTCGAGCCCTGTATGACACCGGCCGCGCTGCACTCGCGCGGTATGCGGCCCGGGGCAAGCAATACCTTGTCCTGGTGCGCCCGCAAGATGACGGCCTGATTATGGAGCAACTGCGATACGCGAGCGAGATTCGTCCGTTTTCCGAGGTGAAAATCGATGATGCGTCGGTCAATAAGGACGAGTTGAAGCTCGCGGTTCAGCTGATCCAGCAGGCCAAATCGGATGAGTTTCAGCCCGAGAAGTACAAGGACGAGGTGCGCGAACGCATGCTCGAATTGATCCAGCGCAAGGTAGAAGGTGAAGACATCTCCGTTACGGTTGCGGAGGAACCGGAGCACAAGATTATCGACATGATGGAGGCACTCAAAGCCAGCCTTGCGGCGGGTAAGCGTGATGCGGGTGTGAAGCACAAGCCTGCGAGGCGCGTAACGAAGAAGGCACCAGCGACAGGCAAATCAGCGCGTAAAAGTTAGCCCCGTTCGCAATGGCGGCGTATACAACCCGGGATGTTGCCCGGCTTCTGAATCTCCCAAGCTCCAAGATCAGATCATTTGCCCGCGCAGGGCTCACTACGGCAGCGAGAGACCCACGCGGCACATACCGCTTCTCCTTTCAGGATCT
It contains:
- a CDS encoding IS3 family transposase (programmed frameshift), with protein sequence MSDSKRREYTEEFKAEAVRLGREAGKPIARVARELGIAANLLYRWGGEEHRAKSLGTTRTALKAEHEELVRLRRENALLRQERDFLNLRGGVLREGTPMRYRAIRDHADRFAIRLMCRALKVAPAGYYAWGKRPASQRAQANRALLAEIRVIHAQSRRTYGSPSIFDALQKRGLRVGEKRVARVMREAGIRAKTVKKWRATTDSSHPLPVADNALDRQFAVTAPNCVWAGDITYVWTDEGWLYLAAVLDLYSRAVIGWAMGPRLTADLARAALTMALWRRKPKPGLLHHSDRGVQYASLGYQRALADAGLRCSMSRKGNCWDNAVVESFFGTLKKELIHDQRYPTRDAAKQDIFEWIEVFYNRQRRHSTLGYRSPAKFEAMTKVA
- the ligD gene encoding DNA ligase D, whose amino-acid sequence is MAATTHDPLETYRTKRTADRSPEPFGRTWRGKGHLFVVQHHAARRLHYDFRLELGGVLLSWAVPKGPSPNPADKRLAVQVEDHPLEYAAFEGVIPEGNYGAGGVIVWDRGTWLPIGDPAEGLDTGKLLFELRGYKLRGRWTLVKTRKSPKDWLLIKETDGYVLDGGTADLPADSILSGLTAEVIKARHNPAKQIAGKLKRLRVPASAVSPTRTRVMLAQSGKPFTKAGWIFEVKFDGYRLLAGRTDNSVTLYSRAGNDLTATFPEIADVVRALPFDQLVIDGEAVVHDEEGRPDFGRMQKRGRLTRREDIERATVDLPVTFYAFDVLGLEGHDLRALPLTKRKQLLRDILPSVGPIRYSEHVKTHGEALYRQAQHLKLEGILAKKSDAAYRAGRSPDWIKISLDKTDDFVIVGYTDPKGTQPEFGALLLAQYEGDTLVYAGRAGTGFTRAEQRAIGEQLQRASATKPPRGAEMDSDTHWVKPDLVCEVRFKNVTSDGVLRAPVFVRLREDKGPEDCVRETIELELAGPPPAPSSTEKDVHLTNLDKVFWPDEGLTKGDLIAYYRAISKWLLPYLKDRPVVLVRHPEGIEGKSFFQKDAPAFAPDWIRIERIWSEHAAREVRYFIVDDVETLTYIINLGTIPLHIWSSRMATLERPDWCILDLDPKGAPFPHVLKIANAIRRLCKAIELPCFLKTSGSTGLHILIPLGQTYTYEQSRTLGELLANVIVHDLPDIATVNRRLGDREGRVYIDYLQNGHGRLLVAPYSARPLPAAPVSMPLNWSEARAGLSPTKFTIKSAIRRMGSLKADPLESLLTLKPDLFAALEKLSRRLRS
- a CDS encoding Ku protein, with the protein product MAMRSLASATISFGLVSIPVKLFTSYESSTYIHFNQINKKDGARVKQQLVSAKTGEPVAREDIVKGYEFTKGQYVLFSNEELETLEQKATQTIDIAEFVPADKVDRIYLDRVYYLGPDKGGTRAYRLLARALYDTGRAALARYAARGKQYLVLVRPQDDGLIMEQLRYASEIRPFSEVKIDDASVNKDELKLAVQLIQQAKSDEFQPEKYKDEVRERMLELIQRKVEGEDISVTVAEEPEHKIIDMMEALKASLAAGKRDAGVKHKPARRVTKKAPATGKSARKS